Proteins from a single region of Apium graveolens cultivar Ventura chromosome 7, ASM990537v1, whole genome shotgun sequence:
- the LOC141672808 gene encoding uncharacterized protein LOC141672808 — translation MGLLFGTSTATISSSCFSLKPPLLSSSTTSALAVSNISILNSQRLSLSFVKNTGCKVFCNKVKIEDTLNDEACELVNGLELSLGDGVDSINAYLCTAVKNNNGTGILLLSDILGFEDSSTRDFAYRVACNGYNVLVPDLFRGDPWEKGRPQSSFEEWLASQSPERVAKDIDTSIKWMVDEFVAAGISKKLGVLGFSFGGGRVLDVLARDKDACFGIGVSFYGSRIEPGVAASVKVPVLFIAGDNDELCPVSGLQEIEKNLAEGSKVVIYKGRGHGFAHRPESAEEDEDADEAFTVMRNWLYNGLVLVQ, via the exons atgGGATTGTTATTTGGGACATCAACAGCAACAATCAGTAGCAGTTGCTTCTCACTAAAACCCCCTCTTCTTTCCAGTTCAACAACTTCTGCCCTTGCAGTTTCT AATATCAGCATACTAAATTCTCAGAGACTGTCATTGTCATTTGTAAAAAACACGGGATGTAAAGTGTTCTGCAACAAAGTGAAGATTGAAGATACTTTAAACGACGAAGCTTGTGAACTAGTGAATGGTTTGGAGCTTTCCTTGGGGGATGGAGTTGATAGCATCAATGCATATCTGTGCACAGCAGTAAAGAATAATAATGGGACTGGCATTTTGCTCTTGTCTGATATCTTGGGATTTGAGGACTCATCAACCAGAGATTTTGCATACCGTGTTGCTTGCAATGGCTACAA TGTTCTCGTGCCTGATCTATTTCGTGGTGATCCATGGGAAAAGGGACGACCACAAAGTTCGTTTGAAGAATGGCTTGCTAGTCAGTCTCCAGAAAGGGTTGCAAAGGACATAGATACATCAATTAAATGGATGGTTGATGAATTTGTAGCTGCAGGAATCTCAAAGAAGCTCGGTGTTCTGGGGTTTTCCTTCGGTGGAGGTCGAGTACTAGATGTGCTAGCACGAGACAAAGACGCCTGTTTCGGGATTGGAGTCTCATTTTATGGCTCTCGAATTGAACCTGGTGTGGCTGCAAGCGTCAAGGTACCTGTATTGTTTATTGCAGGTGATAATGACGAACTTTGTCCAGTCAGTGGCTTGCAAGAAATTGAGAAGAACCTTGCTGAAGGATCTAAGGTGGTAATTTACAAGGGAAGAGGTCACGGGTTTGCTCACCGGCCCGAGTCTGCggaagaagatgaagatgctGATGAGGCATTTACAGTTATGAGAAATTGGTTGTACAATGGCTTGGTTTTGGTCCAGTAG